A DNA window from Amycolatopsis sp. DSM 110486 contains the following coding sequences:
- a CDS encoding amidase family protein produces the protein MAMPRGRIRGFVRRPTPQELSDLGATEHMSLTPREAEQYAQILDQTFAGVDRLDELHAPAPPLTWTERDPGGPVDDAEDPFHAFIRRCHVKGAPDGPLAGLTVGVKDNLAVAGVPITNASRTLNYTPTSDAVVVSRLLAAGADVVGKTNLDDFSTSGTGESSWYGPARNAVDPTRSAGGSSGGSGSAVRSGAVDLAVGVDEGGSARIPASFNGIVSIKPTQGLVPSHGLTYMDHTIDAVCPMAGTVELTARMLDVMSGHSDLDPQWVRGTPVPTNAVAALGEGVGGLRIGVVTEGRDPALCEPGVLAAFESSCAALEAAGATVTPVSVPLWTDAWAIETTLLLHLAWLNAQSDGAGYAHLGEVDVERTHAFGLVRRLEADSFPPFFKVWLLGGRYLHDKYFSTYFAKAANLRRALTAQLDAAFAGFDLLVTPTTPQVAPVLLDRPAEDLELLARGTTMVSNTCVLNLTGHPALAVPSGTDPETSMPTSIQIIAPRWQDTLTFRAGAVVEDAAGVMPGGVAAQRASRPEPQPAGSR, from the coding sequence ATGGCGATGCCCCGCGGCCGCATCCGCGGCTTCGTGCGCAGGCCGACGCCGCAGGAGCTGTCGGACCTCGGCGCGACCGAGCACATGTCCCTCACCCCGCGTGAAGCCGAGCAGTACGCGCAGATCCTCGACCAGACCTTCGCCGGCGTCGACCGGCTGGACGAACTGCACGCGCCCGCCCCGCCGTTGACCTGGACCGAGCGCGATCCCGGCGGCCCGGTCGACGACGCCGAAGACCCGTTCCACGCGTTCATCCGGCGCTGTCACGTGAAAGGCGCGCCGGACGGGCCGCTCGCGGGACTCACCGTGGGCGTCAAGGACAACCTCGCCGTGGCGGGGGTGCCGATCACCAACGCGTCGCGGACGCTGAACTACACGCCGACGTCCGACGCGGTCGTGGTGTCGCGGCTGCTCGCCGCCGGCGCCGACGTCGTCGGCAAGACGAACCTGGACGACTTCTCCACGTCCGGCACCGGCGAGTCGAGCTGGTACGGCCCGGCCCGCAACGCCGTGGACCCCACCCGCTCGGCCGGCGGCTCGTCGGGGGGCTCGGGGTCGGCGGTCCGCTCGGGTGCGGTCGATCTCGCGGTCGGCGTCGACGAGGGCGGGTCGGCCCGGATTCCCGCGTCCTTCAACGGAATCGTCAGCATCAAACCGACGCAGGGCCTGGTTCCCTCGCACGGGCTGACGTACATGGACCACACGATCGACGCGGTGTGCCCCATGGCGGGCACGGTCGAGCTGACCGCCCGGATGCTCGACGTGATGAGCGGGCACTCCGATCTCGACCCGCAGTGGGTCCGGGGTACCCCCGTGCCGACGAACGCCGTCGCGGCCCTCGGCGAGGGGGTGGGCGGGCTGCGGATCGGCGTGGTGACCGAAGGCCGCGACCCGGCTCTGTGCGAACCGGGCGTGCTCGCCGCGTTCGAGTCTTCGTGCGCCGCGCTGGAGGCCGCCGGCGCGACCGTGACCCCTGTATCCGTTCCCCTGTGGACGGACGCGTGGGCGATCGAAACCACGCTGCTGCTGCACCTGGCGTGGCTCAACGCCCAGTCCGACGGCGCCGGCTACGCCCACCTCGGCGAGGTGGACGTGGAGCGGACCCACGCCTTCGGCCTGGTCCGCCGGCTCGAGGCGGACTCGTTCCCGCCGTTCTTCAAGGTGTGGCTGCTGGGCGGAAGGTACTTGCACGACAAGTACTTCTCCACCTACTTCGCCAAGGCCGCGAATCTGCGCCGGGCCCTGACCGCGCAGCTCGACGCCGCGTTCGCGGGGTTCGACCTGCTCGTCACCCCGACCACGCCGCAGGTCGCGCCGGTGCTGCTGGACCGGCCCGCCGAAGACCTGGAGCTGCTCGCGCGCGGCACCACGATGGTCAGCAACACCTGCGTGCTCAACCTGACCGGGCACCCGGCGCTGGCCGTTCCGAGCGGCACGGACCCGGAAACCTCGATGCCGACGTCGATCCAGATCATCGCGCCGCGGTGGCAGGACACGCTGACGTTCCGGGCGGGCGCGGTCGTGGAGGACGCGGCCGGCGTGATGCCGGGCGGCGTCGCGGCGCAGCGGGCCAGCCGGCCCGAACCGCAGCCGGCCGGTTCGCGGTGA